The following proteins are co-located in the Opitutaceae bacterium genome:
- a CDS encoding metallophosphoesterase family protein yields MRIAVIADTHDRYPSGLPGLLKGADEIWHLGDVCDPETLVEFELLGKPMHVVRGNNDSHPWPMEMTLVRGSLSFHLVHIPPRRAPAGVHFLLHGHTHVPRDDIDFSRVRWLNPGCISYPRSDTCSFAWLTLERNALKRWEVITL; encoded by the coding sequence ATGCGCATCGCCGTGATTGCCGACACCCATGACCGTTATCCCTCCGGTCTGCCGGGATTGCTGAAAGGCGCCGATGAGATCTGGCACCTGGGCGATGTCTGCGATCCGGAAACTCTCGTCGAATTCGAGCTGCTGGGAAAACCCATGCACGTTGTCCGCGGCAACAATGACTCCCATCCCTGGCCAATGGAGATGACACTGGTCAGAGGGAGCCTCAGTTTCCACCTCGTCCACATTCCGCCGCGCCGCGCTCCGGCTGGCGTCCATTTTCTCCTGCACGGCCACACCCATGTTCCCCGCGATGACATTGATTTCTCCCGCGTGCGCTGGCTCAATCCCGGCTGCATCAGCTACCCGCGATCGGACACATGCTCGTTCGCGTGGCTCACTCTTGAACGGAATGCGCTCAAGCGCTGGGAAGTGATCACACTCTGA
- a CDS encoding SDR family NAD(P)-dependent oxidoreductase: protein MPALADQVVIVTGASSGIGEATAQRLARAGARLILTARRSDRLEAMARALDPGGTRILAVAADITLAADRERLVAATLQRFGRIDALVNNAGYGQRGPLERVSIDAVRRNFEVNVFALIALTQQVIPHLRSQGRGRIVNIGSVAGRIARPLSSVYDSTKHALEALNDGLRGELRPFNIDVVLIRPGYIATEFGESAAFASADALNDSGPYAPFVEAYRKGYSRGRRFARPPDTIARLVERALTVARPRTHYSGPAHARVFLFLRWILPARWFDRLVRLKR, encoded by the coding sequence ATGCCTGCACTCGCTGACCAGGTGGTGATCGTGACCGGCGCCTCCTCCGGCATCGGAGAAGCGACCGCCCAACGGCTCGCCCGCGCGGGAGCCAGGCTCATCCTCACGGCGCGCCGCTCCGACCGGCTCGAAGCCATGGCACGGGCACTGGACCCAGGCGGCACCCGCATTCTGGCCGTCGCGGCCGACATCACCCTTGCCGCCGATCGCGAGAGGCTGGTCGCCGCCACGCTGCAACGCTTCGGTCGAATCGACGCACTGGTCAACAACGCCGGCTATGGCCAGCGGGGTCCGCTGGAACGGGTTTCGATCGACGCCGTGCGCCGCAATTTCGAGGTCAATGTATTCGCCCTGATCGCTCTCACCCAGCAGGTCATTCCGCACCTGCGTTCGCAGGGGCGCGGCCGCATCGTCAACATCGGCTCCGTCGCCGGCAGGATCGCGCGCCCGCTTTCGTCCGTCTACGATTCCACAAAACACGCGCTCGAGGCTCTCAACGACGGGCTTCGGGGCGAACTGCGCCCCTTCAACATTGACGTGGTGCTGATCCGGCCGGGTTACATCGCGACGGAATTCGGCGAATCAGCCGCATTCGCATCCGCCGATGCGCTCAACGACTCCGGTCCATACGCTCCCTTTGTCGAGGCCTACCGGAAGGGCTACAGCCGCGGGCGGCGGTTCGCCCGGCCTCCGGACACCATCGCGCGGCTCGTCGAACGCGCACTCACCGTCGCGCGCCCGCGCACGCACTACTCAGGCCCCGCCCACGCCCGGGTCTTTCTCTTTCTCCGCTGGATCCTGCCCGCGCGCTGGTTCGATCGCCTTGTCCGACTCAAACGCTGA
- a CDS encoding CinA family nicotinamide mononucleotide deamidase-related protein, with protein sequence MRFSDWHFSEFSLLSRLASFESYSSGLVTSLHFPRRFELITLGDELLLGLTTNSHLAFIGAQLGRHGAMLARNVTVTDEAAAIERQFRESWASADVIITTGGLGPTCDDRTREVIAGVLGQTLVFDPSIETSIAERFGRLGRPMTKNNLKQAYRFANGSVLPNANGTAPGLWFEQDGKVLCMLPGPPNELQPMFVTQVLPRLAALGCIRDHEAYVQLRTAGIGESSLEDRLQPVFNRFGDALTVAFCAHQGHVDCRLSSSGDRFSGTQLLEIATECACLLGEDFVCYGNEPLARICANLLRERELTIAVAEAATGGLLANAFTELHGACKFFAGGCVCYSNESRMQLLDVPEEILSQHGAVSPEGAVAMATGAAERLGADYALAVTGFASPTCGHEASPIGTIYIALYSPNGVWSRKLSYPGPRETVKVRAVNAALDWLRRDLHKTRSSSKALIATAPTSSG encoded by the coding sequence ATGCGATTCAGTGACTGGCATTTTTCCGAGTTTAGCCTACTTTCCAGACTGGCAAGTTTTGAATCATACTCGTCTGGCCTTGTGACCTCCCTCCATTTTCCGCGTCGTTTTGAACTCATCACCCTCGGCGACGAGTTGCTGCTTGGTCTTACAACCAACAGTCATCTCGCCTTCATCGGCGCCCAGCTCGGCCGCCACGGCGCGATGCTGGCGCGCAACGTCACCGTGACGGATGAGGCGGCCGCCATCGAGCGGCAGTTTCGCGAAAGCTGGGCGTCCGCCGACGTCATCATCACAACCGGCGGCCTCGGGCCGACATGCGACGACCGCACCCGCGAGGTGATTGCAGGCGTTCTCGGCCAGACGCTCGTGTTCGACCCTTCGATCGAGACCTCCATCGCCGAGCGTTTCGGCCGTCTGGGACGTCCCATGACGAAAAACAATCTCAAGCAGGCGTACCGCTTCGCCAACGGCAGCGTGCTGCCAAACGCCAACGGCACCGCGCCCGGACTCTGGTTCGAGCAGGATGGCAAGGTCCTGTGCATGCTGCCGGGGCCGCCCAATGAGCTGCAGCCGATGTTCGTCACGCAGGTTCTCCCCCGGCTCGCCGCGCTCGGCTGCATCCGCGACCACGAGGCGTATGTCCAGCTTCGCACCGCGGGCATCGGGGAAAGTTCGCTCGAGGACCGGCTGCAGCCGGTCTTCAACCGGTTCGGCGACGCCCTGACGGTCGCCTTCTGCGCGCATCAAGGCCATGTGGACTGCCGTCTCAGCTCATCGGGTGATAGATTTTCGGGCACACAGCTTCTCGAGATCGCAACGGAGTGCGCATGCCTCCTGGGCGAGGACTTCGTGTGTTACGGCAACGAACCGCTGGCGCGCATCTGCGCCAATCTGCTGCGGGAGCGGGAGCTGACCATCGCCGTCGCAGAGGCCGCGACAGGCGGCCTGCTTGCGAACGCATTCACGGAGCTTCACGGCGCCTGCAAGTTCTTCGCCGGCGGCTGCGTCTGCTATTCCAATGAATCCCGAATGCAGCTTCTCGACGTGCCCGAGGAGATTCTTTCGCAGCACGGCGCCGTATCGCCGGAGGGCGCGGTGGCCATGGCGACCGGAGCTGCCGAAAGGCTGGGCGCCGACTACGCGCTTGCGGTCACGGGCTTCGCCAGCCCCACCTGCGGCCACGAAGCCAGTCCGATCGGCACAATCTATATCGCTCTTTACTCGCCGAATGGAGTTTGGAGCAGGAAACTTTCGTACCCTGGACCGCGCGAGACAGTCAAGGTGCGGGCGGTCAACGCGGCGCTGGACTGGTTGAGGCGGGACCTTCACAAGACCAGAAGTTCTTCGAAGGCATTGATCGCAACGGCACCCACGAGCTCAGGCTGA
- a CDS encoding excinuclease ABC subunit UvrC — protein sequence MPVTESHREDSPASLKEKVRRLPDRPGVYLMKDRLGRIIYVGKAKNLKKRVSSYFTPSRAMAVHPKIRALIETIADFETLEVKSEPEALLLEGRLIKQWKPRYNTDFTDDKRFLLVRVDMQEEVPRIRLTRIRKDDRSRYFGPFAHSGLLRKTLAQMRRQFGVMLGDATPRKLADGRWQLYDDVRRELYGFENVTTSEEYRGRVEGACIFLDGKSREWLEALRAEMAGAASRQEFEKAAELRDVVFALEKTLEKTRKFERDHPVVSTDESAMAALGEALGMRELPRTMECFDISHISGTYVVASMVHFSNGRPDKQNYRRFQIKSFIGNDDFRAMEEVVGRRYRRLKQEGRRMPDLVVIDGGRGQIGAALKAFLAIEVEPPALIGLAKKHETIIFPDARAPLNLPLNSPALNLLQRLRDEAHRFANTYSADLRSRKLRESLLDDFSGLGEVRRAALLEHFGDFEHLKVASAAEIRDVPGFGPKLAVELYEFLHRRPSAATRGDEAPHAEDAAVPTPPMQSAQPSAFESDKAIEPARGQDPAEKEKDPGVGGA from the coding sequence ATGCCAGTCACTGAATCGCATCGCGAGGACTCGCCCGCTTCCCTGAAGGAAAAGGTGCGGCGTCTGCCTGACCGGCCGGGGGTCTATCTGATGAAGGACCGGCTGGGGCGCATCATTTACGTGGGCAAGGCCAAGAACCTGAAAAAGCGCGTTTCATCGTACTTCACGCCATCCAGGGCAATGGCTGTGCACCCGAAAATCCGGGCGTTGATCGAGACGATTGCGGACTTCGAGACACTGGAGGTGAAATCGGAGCCGGAGGCGCTGCTGCTCGAGGGCAGGCTGATCAAGCAGTGGAAGCCCCGGTACAACACGGATTTTACTGATGACAAACGGTTCCTGCTGGTGCGCGTCGACATGCAGGAGGAGGTTCCGAGGATCCGGCTGACACGCATCAGGAAGGACGACCGGTCGCGCTATTTCGGTCCTTTTGCACATTCAGGGCTGCTTCGGAAGACCCTCGCCCAGATGCGCAGGCAGTTTGGCGTGATGCTGGGAGATGCGACGCCCAGGAAGCTGGCGGATGGCCGGTGGCAGCTCTACGATGATGTGAGACGGGAGCTCTATGGGTTTGAGAATGTGACGACGTCCGAGGAATACCGCGGGCGCGTGGAGGGGGCGTGCATTTTTCTGGACGGGAAGTCGCGCGAGTGGCTCGAGGCTTTGCGTGCGGAGATGGCGGGCGCGGCTTCGCGGCAGGAATTCGAGAAGGCGGCGGAGTTGCGCGATGTGGTGTTCGCGCTCGAGAAGACGCTCGAAAAAACGCGCAAGTTTGAGCGGGATCACCCCGTCGTTTCCACGGACGAATCGGCGATGGCTGCGCTGGGGGAGGCGCTTGGAATGCGGGAGCTGCCGCGCACCATGGAGTGTTTCGACATTTCCCACATTTCCGGCACCTACGTCGTCGCCTCGATGGTGCACTTTTCAAACGGGCGGCCGGACAAGCAGAATTATCGCCGGTTTCAGATCAAGAGCTTCATTGGGAACGACGATTTTCGAGCCATGGAGGAGGTCGTGGGGCGGCGCTATCGAAGGCTGAAACAGGAAGGCAGGCGGATGCCGGATCTCGTCGTGATCGACGGTGGCCGGGGACAGATTGGAGCGGCGCTGAAGGCGTTTCTAGCGATCGAGGTTGAGCCTCCGGCGCTGATCGGCCTCGCGAAGAAGCATGAAACGATCATTTTTCCGGACGCGCGCGCTCCCCTGAATCTGCCGCTGAATTCACCCGCGCTGAATCTGCTCCAGCGGCTCCGCGACGAGGCGCATCGGTTTGCGAACACCTACAGCGCCGACCTGCGTTCGCGGAAACTGCGCGAGAGCCTGCTCGACGATTTTTCCGGACTCGGCGAGGTTCGTCGTGCGGCGCTCCTCGAGCATTTCGGCGACTTCGAACACCTGAAGGTGGCGAGCGCGGCCGAGATCCGCGATGTCCCGGGGTTCGGACCCAAACTCGCCGTGGAGCTGTACGAGTTCCTCCATCGACGTCCCTCCGCTGCGACCCGGGGAGACGAGGCGCCCCATGCGGAGGATGCCGCAGTCCCCACACCGCCGATGCAATCGGCGCAGCCGTCAGCGTTTGAGTCGGACAAGGCGATCGAACCAGCGCGCGGGCAGGATCCAGCGGAGAAAGAGAAAGACCCGGGCGTGGGCGGGGCCTGA
- a CDS encoding phosphoribosylaminoimidazolesuccinocarboxamide synthase yields the protein MNFAEIEAALPSSAVTSLEHIESQLSNLNPKPRHLASGKVREIYDLGDALLLVASDRLSAFDVILPDGIPGKGILLTQLSRWWFDLTRDLIANHLLPDQEGEFNRRGIHDSDLRLRSMVVRKLKPLAIECVVRGYLAGSGWKSYQASGEVCGHRLPAGLRQADKLPEPLFTPTTKAPKGQHDEAIDDAAGRAIVGTDLYERVKATSLSLYRRGHDRARAAGMILADTKFEFGTDAQGGLVLIDEVLTPDSSRFWPSESYAPDQSPPSYDKQFVRDHLLAVNWNQRPPGPRLPAEVVRRTRDKYLAALRNLMR from the coding sequence ATGAATTTTGCAGAGATCGAGGCCGCGCTGCCATCATCCGCCGTCACGTCGCTTGAACACATCGAGTCGCAGCTTTCAAATCTGAATCCGAAGCCGCGACATCTCGCCTCGGGCAAGGTGCGTGAAATCTACGACCTGGGTGACGCGCTGCTGCTCGTCGCCTCGGACCGGCTTTCCGCCTTCGATGTCATCCTGCCGGACGGCATCCCGGGCAAGGGCATCCTCCTGACGCAGTTGAGCCGGTGGTGGTTCGATCTGACGAGGGACCTGATCGCGAATCACCTGCTGCCCGATCAGGAAGGGGAGTTCAATCGGCGCGGCATCCATGACAGCGATCTGCGGCTTCGCAGCATGGTGGTGAGGAAACTCAAACCGCTCGCCATCGAATGCGTCGTTCGCGGCTACCTGGCGGGCAGCGGTTGGAAATCTTATCAGGCGAGCGGCGAGGTGTGCGGTCATCGGCTGCCCGCCGGCTTGCGGCAGGCCGACAAGCTGCCGGAGCCGCTGTTTACTCCGACCACGAAGGCGCCGAAGGGACAGCACGACGAGGCGATCGACGATGCCGCCGGGCGGGCGATCGTTGGCACGGATCTCTATGAGCGCGTGAAGGCGACGAGCCTGTCGCTGTATCGTCGCGGACACGACCGCGCGCGTGCGGCGGGCATGATCCTGGCTGACACGAAGTTTGAATTTGGCACGGATGCGCAGGGCGGTCTGGTGCTGATCGATGAAGTGCTGACGCCGGATTCCTCGCGCTTCTGGCCTTCGGAGAGTTATGCGCCGGATCAGTCGCCTCCGAGTTATGACAAACAGTTCGTGCGGGACCATCTCCTTGCGGTGAATTGGAACCAGCGCCCGCCCGGGCCCAGGCTGCCGGCGGAGGTTGTTCGCCGAACGCGCGACAAGTACCTTGCCGCATTGAGAAATCTCATGCGCTGA
- a CDS encoding DNA repair protein RadC, with the protein MRVYEAKIVYSLVSLGEEVRLDRPEKVADYLHSAFEENPMQEAFYCVYLDRKNHPIGRHLVTLGTATSTLVAPREVFRGAILASATALVVAHNHPSGDPAPSAADVQMTRHLREAAKVIDIDLIDHVIVGDPKADPLKVGHYSFRAAGIL; encoded by the coding sequence ATGCGCGTTTACGAAGCCAAGATCGTTTACTCCCTCGTTTCTCTCGGCGAAGAGGTCCGTCTCGACCGACCGGAGAAGGTTGCCGATTACCTCCATTCTGCTTTCGAGGAAAATCCGATGCAGGAGGCGTTCTACTGCGTCTATCTCGACCGCAAGAATCACCCCATTGGGCGGCATCTCGTCACTCTGGGAACGGCAACCTCCACACTGGTCGCACCACGCGAGGTGTTCCGCGGAGCCATCCTCGCCAGCGCCACCGCCCTCGTGGTCGCCCACAACCACCCCTCCGGCGACCCGGCCCCCAGCGCGGCCGACGTCCAGATGACCCGTCACCTCCGGGAAGCCGCCAAGGTCATCGACATCGACCTCATCGACCACGTCATTGTCGGTGATCCGAAAGCCGATCCGTTGAAGGTCGGCCACTATTCCTTCCGCGCGGCGGGCATCTTGTGA
- a CDS encoding acyltransferase produces MKNRYYPALDGLRTIAVGIVLCAHGGVTWFRSGGVGVDVFFVLSGFLITTILSGEHGRTGAISFRNFYARRFLRLVPALLLTCALVAVAKPALGEPFPAVDIALALTYSSNWAQAIYQHHLTWLNHCWSLAIEEQFYLIWPLVVIGLERGIRTPAVKSGALLAGAACIAAWRAWHVGTWTDERINFGLDTRMDTLMVGAAIAYAVKALPKGGLPENLSRFLGRMLAPLALATVFLIPRIVTWYSPWMGWIGYVIVAGLAATTLLDLVAGRHSLLAPILATRPMVFVGRISYGLYLLHLPVYYMVEAVIPNAPLIVRLGWKVSISLALATASFFWIERRFLQLKTRFE; encoded by the coding sequence ATGAAAAACCGCTACTATCCTGCTCTGGACGGCCTGCGCACGATCGCGGTCGGCATCGTGCTGTGTGCTCACGGAGGAGTGACCTGGTTTCGCAGCGGTGGAGTCGGCGTCGATGTTTTCTTTGTCCTGAGCGGCTTTCTGATCACAACCATCCTCAGCGGCGAGCATGGGAGGACCGGTGCGATCAGCTTCAGAAATTTCTATGCGCGTCGTTTTCTGCGGCTCGTGCCGGCGCTGCTACTGACCTGCGCGCTAGTGGCCGTGGCCAAGCCCGCGCTTGGCGAACCGTTTCCGGCGGTGGACATCGCGCTGGCGCTGACCTATTCATCGAACTGGGCGCAGGCGATCTACCAGCACCACCTCACCTGGTTGAATCACTGCTGGTCGCTGGCGATCGAGGAGCAGTTCTACCTCATCTGGCCGCTTGTTGTCATCGGCCTTGAGCGCGGCATCCGAACGCCCGCGGTCAAGAGCGGCGCGCTGCTCGCGGGTGCGGCGTGCATCGCCGCTTGGCGCGCCTGGCATGTCGGCACCTGGACGGACGAGCGCATCAATTTCGGACTCGATACGCGCATGGACACCCTGATGGTCGGCGCAGCGATCGCCTACGCTGTGAAGGCTCTGCCAAAAGGCGGATTGCCTGAAAACCTCAGCCGGTTCCTCGGACGTATGCTCGCGCCCCTCGCGCTTGCAACGGTGTTCCTGATCCCCCGCATCGTGACCTGGTACAGCCCGTGGATGGGATGGATCGGTTACGTCATCGTCGCCGGCCTGGCGGCGACAACACTCCTCGATCTGGTGGCGGGCCGGCACTCGCTGCTCGCGCCGATTCTGGCGACACGACCGATGGTATTTGTCGGCAGGATTTCGTACGGACTCTACCTCCTGCACCTCCCCGTCTATTACATGGTCGAGGCAGTCATCCCCAATGCACCGCTCATCGTACGGCTCGGCTGGAAAGTCAGCATCAGCCTCGCCCTGGCAACAGCATCGTTCTTCTGGATCGAGCGCAGATTCCTGCAATTGAAAACCCGGTTTGAGTGA
- a CDS encoding M48 family metallopeptidase, which translates to MSRERQSDFLDSVLTTTASTAAGAHPIAASPQETRDPDVVFKRSLRADHYRLILRRDGVPEVTIPARGNERDARRFLESHRDWLERARQRQRRRPQAPEVWVPGTHILWRGTLTPLRVAVAGEKPAVCLDADVFRVPHLNGNLRPTLEAHFQRRARIELPARTWELSAICGVEVKQVGVRNQRSRWGSCSSGGVISLNWRLVQTPDHVRDYIIHHELMHLREMNHSERFWARVAEVCPGWREAEAWIKRNGSLVGL; encoded by the coding sequence ATGTCGCGCGAACGCCAGTCGGACTTTCTCGATTCAGTGCTCACAACAACCGCCTCAACGGCGGCCGGGGCGCACCCGATCGCCGCATCACCGCAGGAAACGCGTGATCCGGATGTCGTTTTCAAACGAAGCCTGCGCGCGGATCACTACCGCCTGATCCTGCGCAGGGACGGCGTTCCCGAGGTCACAATTCCCGCCCGCGGCAACGAGCGTGATGCCCGGCGGTTTCTGGAGTCGCACCGCGACTGGCTGGAGCGCGCGCGCCAGCGCCAGCGCCGCCGTCCCCAGGCCCCCGAGGTCTGGGTTCCCGGCACACACATCCTCTGGCGCGGAACGCTCACACCACTGCGCGTCGCGGTGGCGGGTGAGAAACCCGCGGTCTGCCTCGACGCGGATGTCTTCCGCGTGCCTCACCTGAACGGCAATCTTCGACCGACCCTCGAAGCCCATTTCCAGCGTCGCGCCAGAATCGAGCTGCCCGCACGCACCTGGGAGTTGTCGGCGATTTGCGGCGTCGAGGTGAAGCAGGTCGGTGTGCGCAACCAGCGCTCACGCTGGGGTTCCTGCAGCTCCGGCGGCGTGATCTCCCTCAACTGGCGGCTGGTGCAGACCCCGGACCATGTCCGCGACTACATCATCCACCATGAGCTGATGCACCTCCGCGAGATGAATCACTCCGAGCGTTTTTGGGCGCGCGTCGCCGAGGTGTGCCCCGGCTGGCGCGAGGCGGAAGCCTGGATCAAGCGCAACGGTTCGCTCGTGGGCCTCTGA
- a CDS encoding HDOD domain-containing protein translates to MAAKSISDARLAAAASKLSAAPRVFQRLSAAMRDPDVSVDAIVSVVRLDAVLSARVLRISNSAQFARGSHITSLDEAIDRIGLYEVYRLVGAAMACQLYSVGLPVYGVSCDELWENSVTTAVALENMAAAAGEDGSTGYTLGLLRPVGRLLLQGVATEEGCAVGSGSHPTAALVAAWEFNTFGTTSTEAVDRLFHLWGFAPSLTEPIRHHFAPAGDPNRMKITALLHVAAWITQEIGKGLSIERHAWALTEDVLLQAGLSLKDAQAQVERTKRISERLQGMLRAA, encoded by the coding sequence ATGGCCGCAAAATCCATTTCTGACGCCCGGCTCGCCGCCGCCGCATCCAAACTTTCCGCGGCGCCACGCGTGTTTCAGCGGCTGAGCGCCGCCATGAGGGATCCCGACGTCAGCGTCGACGCGATCGTCTCCGTCGTGCGTCTCGACGCCGTCCTGAGCGCGCGTGTCCTGCGGATCAGCAACAGCGCGCAGTTCGCGCGCGGCAGCCACATAACAAGTCTCGACGAGGCGATCGACCGCATCGGGCTTTATGAAGTCTATCGTCTGGTCGGCGCCGCCATGGCCTGCCAGCTCTATTCGGTCGGTCTGCCAGTTTATGGCGTGTCCTGCGATGAACTCTGGGAGAATTCCGTGACCACGGCCGTCGCCTTGGAAAACATGGCCGCCGCCGCAGGCGAGGACGGCAGCACCGGATACACCCTGGGACTGCTTCGGCCGGTGGGCCGGCTGCTGCTCCAGGGAGTGGCCACCGAGGAGGGCTGCGCGGTCGGAAGCGGGTCGCATCCCACCGCCGCGCTCGTCGCCGCCTGGGAGTTCAATACGTTTGGAACGACCAGCACCGAAGCGGTCGACCGCCTCTTCCACCTGTGGGGTTTTGCTCCAAGCCTGACCGAACCGATTCGCCACCATTTCGCTCCCGCCGGGGATCCCAATCGCATGAAAATCACCGCGCTGCTTCATGTCGCAGCATGGATCACCCAGGAAATCGGCAAGGGCCTCTCGATCGAGCGGCATGCCTGGGCCCTCACCGAAGACGTTCTTCTGCAAGCTGGGTTGTCATTGAAGGACGCGCAGGCACAGGTCGAACGGACGAAGCGAATCTCCGAGCGACTCCAGGGCATGCTGCGAGCCGCCTGA
- a CDS encoding sialate O-acetylesterase, with protein MRLTILSLLAVCLTSILRADVALAGLFQDDLVFQRDRPVPIWGRADPGENVTVSFAGQEVSTMTPADGRWIVYLDPLATRSEPAEMTVSGNNQLTVKNILVGEVWLCSGQSNMGWLVRNSDNAKEEMASADYPQIRVFTVPRKVSETPTDELTGKWSPASPATAGGFTAVGYFFARDIHRKLGVPIGIIHSSWGGTPIESWMSPAALASDPAFEIVFKRWKEALDAYPEEKAAYDKELEAWTSEQAEARKAGKPFSKRKPLEPRDPKSRDLPSGLFNAMINPVLPYGIRGVLWYQGENNARRPSGYHKLFETMITYWRAHFGQGDFPFCWVQLANFKTNFDWAALRETQTQTLSLPDTGQAIAIDIGNPDDIHPRNKQEVARRLALIAKAQVYGIPGDYSGPVFQSADREKNGIRVHFSHAVTGLIARDQPLQSFELAGRDKVFHPAQAAIEGDTVFVTSSEVNEPIEVRYAWSNAPVANLYNGAGLPAGPFRTDDW; from the coding sequence ATGCGCCTGACCATCCTGAGTCTGCTGGCTGTCTGCCTCACAAGCATCCTTCGCGCCGATGTTGCGCTGGCGGGACTGTTCCAGGATGACCTCGTTTTTCAGCGTGACCGCCCTGTGCCGATCTGGGGTCGAGCGGATCCCGGCGAGAATGTGACCGTCAGCTTTGCCGGCCAGGAGGTCTCGACAATGACACCGGCCGACGGTCGCTGGATCGTATACCTCGATCCGCTGGCGACCCGCTCGGAACCGGCGGAGATGACGGTGTCGGGCAACAATCAGCTGACCGTGAAGAACATTCTGGTTGGCGAGGTGTGGCTTTGCTCCGGGCAGTCGAACATGGGGTGGCTGGTCAGGAATTCGGACAATGCGAAGGAAGAGATGGCGTCAGCCGATTATCCCCAGATACGCGTCTTCACCGTGCCAAGGAAGGTGTCTGAGACGCCAACGGACGAACTGACGGGAAAGTGGTCGCCGGCGAGTCCAGCCACGGCGGGAGGATTCACCGCAGTGGGGTATTTTTTTGCGCGCGACATCCATCGCAAGCTGGGTGTTCCCATCGGCATCATTCACAGCAGTTGGGGCGGCACTCCGATTGAATCGTGGATGAGCCCTGCGGCGCTGGCGAGCGATCCGGCCTTTGAGATCGTATTCAAGCGCTGGAAGGAGGCGCTGGATGCCTATCCGGAGGAGAAGGCGGCCTATGACAAGGAACTTGAAGCGTGGACTTCAGAGCAGGCGGAGGCCAGGAAGGCGGGGAAGCCGTTTTCCAAGCGGAAACCACTGGAACCCCGCGATCCGAAAAGCCGGGACCTGCCGTCCGGCCTTTTTAACGCGATGATCAATCCAGTGCTCCCGTACGGCATTCGCGGCGTGCTCTGGTACCAGGGCGAGAACAATGCGCGCCGTCCGTCAGGGTATCACAAGCTTTTCGAGACGATGATCACGTACTGGCGCGCGCATTTCGGGCAGGGGGATTTTCCTTTTTGCTGGGTGCAGCTGGCCAACTTCAAAACGAACTTCGACTGGGCGGCCCTGCGCGAGACGCAGACACAGACGCTTTCCCTTCCTGACACAGGGCAGGCGATTGCCATCGATATCGGGAATCCGGACGACATTCATCCTCGCAACAAGCAGGAGGTGGCCCGTCGCCTCGCGCTGATTGCAAAGGCTCAGGTCTACGGCATTCCAGGGGACTACTCCGGCCCGGTGTTCCAGTCGGCGGATCGCGAGAAAAACGGCATTCGCGTGCACTTCAGCCATGCCGTGACGGGCCTGATCGCGCGCGATCAGCCGCTGCAATCGTTTGAACTCGCCGGCCGGGACAAGGTTTTCCACCCGGCGCAGGCGGCGATCGAAGGAGACACCGTGTTTGTAACGTCGTCCGAAGTGAACGAGCCGATCGAAGTGCGCTATGCGTGGAGCAATGCTCCGGTTGCGAATCTCTACAACGGCGCCGGACTGCCGGCGGGGCCGTTTCGCACGGACGACTGGTGA